In Rattus norvegicus strain BN/NHsdMcwi chromosome 3, GRCr8, whole genome shotgun sequence, a genomic segment contains:
- the Kcnt1 gene encoding potassium channel subfamily T member 1 isoform X10, with amino-acid sequence MNDLDTEVLPLPPRYRFRDLLLGDQTFPNDDRVQVEFYVNENTFKERLKLFFIKNQRSSLRIRLFNFSLKLLTCLLYIVRVLLDNPDQGIGCWGCTKYNYTFNGSSSEFHWAPILWVERKMALWVIQVIVATISFLETMLLIYLSYKGNIWEQIFHVSFVLEMINTLPFIITVFWPPLRNLFIPVFLNCWLAKHALENMINDFHRAILRTQSAMFNQVLILFCTLLCLVFTGTCGIQHLERAGGNLNLLTSFYFCIVTFSTVGFGDVTPKIWPSQLLVVILICVTLVVLPLQFEELVYLWMERQKSGGNYSRHRARTEKHVVLCVSSLKIDLLMDFLNEFYAHPRLQDYYVVILCPSEMDVQVRRVLQIPLWSQRVIYLQGSALKDQDLMRAKMDNGEACFILSSRNEVDRTAADHQTILRAWAVKDFAPNCPLYVQILKPENKFHVKFADHVVCEEECKYAMLALNCICPATSTLITLLVHTSRGQEGQESPEQWQRMYGRCSGNEVYHIRMGDSKFFREYEGKSFTYAAFHAHKKYGVCLIGLKREENKSILLNPGPRHILAASDTCFYINITKEENSAFIFKQEEKQKRRGLAGQALYEGPSRLPVHSIIASMGTVAMDLQNTDCRPSQGGSGGGGGKLTLPTENGSGSRRPSIAPVLELADSSALLPCDLLSDQSEDEVTPSDDEGLSVVEYVKGYPPNSPYIGSSPTLCHLLPVKAPFCCLRLDKGCKHNSYEDAKAYGFKNKLIIVSAETAGNGLYNFIVPLRAYYRSRRELNPIVLLLDNKPDHHFLEAICCFPMVYYMEGSVDNLDSLLQCGIIYADNLVVVDKESTMSAEEDYMADAKTIVNVQTMFRLFPSLSITTELTHPSNMRFMQFRAKDSYSLALSKLEKQERENGSNLAFMFRLPFAAGRVFSISMLDTLLYQSFVKDYMITITRLLLGLDTTPGSGYLCAMKVTEDDLWIRTYGRLFQKLCSSSAEIPIGIYRTECHVFSSEPHDLRAQSQISVNMEDCEDTREAKGPWGTRAASGGGSTHGRHGGSADPVEHPLLRRKSLQWARKLSRKSSKQAGKAPMTTDWITQQRLSLYRRSERQELSELVKNRMKHLGLPTTGYDEMNDHHQNTLSYVLINPPPDTRLEPNDIVYLIRSDPLAHVTSSSQSRKSSCSNKLSSCNPETRDETQL; translated from the exons ctgGGGCTGCACGAAGTATAACTACACGTTCAATGGTTCGTCCTCGGAGTTCCACTG GGCTCCCATCCTGTGGGTGGAGAGGAAAATGGCTCTGTGGGTGATCCAG GTCATTGTGGCCACAATAAGCTTCTTAGAGACCATGCTCCTCATTTACCtcagctacaaa GGCAACATCTGGGAGCAGATATTCCATGTGTCTTTCGTCTTGGAGATGATCAACACACTGCCCTTCATCATCACG GTCTTCTGGCCACCTCTCCGGAACCTGTTCATCCCTGTGTTTCTCAACTGCTGGCTGGCCAAGCACGCCCTGGAGAACATGATC AATGACTTCCACCGTGCCATCCTGCGCACACAGTCAGCCATGTTCAACCAGGTGCTCATCCTGTTCTGCACCCTGCTGTGCCTGGTCTTCACAGG GACCTGTGGGATTCAGCACTTAGAGCGGGCAGGTGGCAACTTGAACTTGCTGACCTCCTTCTACTTCTGCATTGTGACTTTCTCAACCGTGGGCTTCGGTGATGTGACACCCAAGATCTGGCCATCCCAGCTCCTGGTGGTCATCCTGATCTGTGTCACCCTTGTGGTGCTCCCACTGCAG TTTGAAGAGCTTGTCTACCTCTGGATGGAGCGGCAGAAGTCAGGGGGCAACTATAGCCGCCACCGAGCACGGACAGAGAAGCATGTGGTCCTGTGTGTGAGCTCCCTCAAGATCGATCTCCTCATGGATTTCCTGAATGAGTTCTATGCCCACCCCCGTCTCCAG GACTACTACGTGGTCATCCTGTGTCCCTCGGAAATGGATGTCCAGGTGCGCAGGGTCCTACAGATTCCCCTGTGGTCCCAGCGTGTCATCTACCTCCAGGGCTCTGCCCTCAAGGACCAGGACCTCATGCGAGCTAA GATGGACAACGGAGAGGCCTGCTTTATCCTCAGCAGCAGGAATGAGGTGGACCGCACAGCTGCG GATCACCAGACCATCCTTCGAGCCTGGGCTGTGAAAGACTTTGCCCCCAACTGCCCCCTCTATGTCCAGATTCTCAAGCCCGAAAACAAGTTTCACGTCAAATTTGCTG ACCATGTGGTGTGCGAGGAAGAGTGCAAGTACGCCATGCTGGCCCTGAACTGCATCTGCCCGGCCACCTCCACCCTCATCACCCTGCTGGTGCACACATCCCGTGGCCA GGAAGGACAGGAGTCACCAGAGCAGTGGCAGCGCATGTACGGGCGCTGCTCGGGCAACGAGGTGTACCACATTCGCATGGGTGACAGTAAATTCTTCCGGGAGTATGAGGGCAAGAGCTTCACCTACGCAGCCTTCCACGCGCACAAGAA GTATGGGGTGTGCCTCATTGGGCTGAAACGTGAAGAGAACAAGAGTATCCTGCTGAACCCGGGGCCACGGCACATCCTGGCCGCCTCTGACACCTGCTTCTATATCAATATTACCAAGGAGGAGAACTCAGCTTTCATCTTCAAGCAGGAGGAAAAGCAGAAGAGGCGGGGCCTGGCAGGGCAGGCACTTTACGAAGGGCCCTCCCGGCTCCCAGTGCACAGCATCATCGCCTCTATGG GGACAGTGGCCATGGACCTGCAGAACACAGATTGCCGGCCCTCCCAGGGTGGCAGTGGTGGGGGCGGCGGCAAGCTGACTCTGCCCACTGAGAACGGCTCTGGCAGTCGGCGTCCCAGCATCGCACCCGTTCTGGAGTTGGCAGACAGCTCAGCCCTGTTGCCCTGCGACCTGCTGAGTGACCAATCAGAGGATGAGGTGACACCCTCAGACGACGAGGGGCTCTCTGTGGTTGA GTATGTGAAGGGCTACCCTCCCAACTCACCCTACATTGGCAGCTCCCCGACTTTATGCCACCTCTTGCCTGTAAAGgcccccttctgctgcctgcgaCTGGATAAG GGCTGCAAACACAACAGCTATGAGGATGCCAAGGCCTACGGGTTCAAGAACAAGTTGATCATCGTCTCTGCTGAGACGGCAGGCAACGGGCTCTACAACTTCATCGTGCCTCTGCGTGCCTACTACCGGTCCCGCCGGGAGCTCAACCCCATTGTGCTGCTGCTTGACAACAA GCCTGACCACCACTTCCTGGAGGCCATCTGCTGCTTCCCCATGGTCTACTACATGGAGGGATCCGTGGACAA CCTGGACAGCTTGCTGCAGTGTGGCATCATCTATGCTGACAATCTGGTGGTGGTGGACAAGGAGAGTACCATGAGCGCTGAAGAGGACTACATGGCAGATGCCAAGACCATTGTCAACGTGCAGACCATGTTCAG GCTTTTCCCCAGTCTCAGCATCACCACGGAGCTCACGCACCCTTCCAACATGCGGTTCATGCAGTTCCGGGCCAAGGACAGCTACTCTCTGGCTCTTTCCAAACTTGAAAAG CAAGAACGGGAGAATGGCTCCAACCTGGCCTTCATGTTCCGCCTGCCATTTGCTGCTGGTCGGGTGTTTAGTATCAGCATGTTGGATACGCTGCTCTACCAG TCCTTCGTGAAGGACTACATGATCACCATCACCAGGCTGCTGCTGGGCCTTGACACGACGCCAGGCTCTGGCTACCTCTGTGCT ATGAAGGTAACTGAGGATGACCTGTGGATCCGTACTTATGGCCGCCTCTTCCAGAAACTCTGCTCCTCCAGCGCTGAGATCCCCATCGGCATCTACAGGACCGAGTGCCATGTCTTCTCCTCTGAG CCTCATGACCTCAGAGCCCAG TCTCAGATCTCGGTGAACATGGAGGATTGCGAGGACACTCGGGAGGCCAAGGGGCCCTGGGGCACACGGGCTGCGTCTGGCGGTGGCAGCACCCATGGCCGTCACGGGGGCAGTGCTGACCCGGTGGAGCACCCACTACTGCGCCGCAAGAGCCTGCAGTGGGCCCGCAAGCTGAGccgcaagagcagcaagcaggcGGGGAAGGCACCCATGACCACAGACTGGATCACCCAGCAGCGACTCAGCCTGTACCGGCGCTCAGAGCGCCAGGAGCTCTCGGAGCTGGTCAAGAACCGAATGAAGCACCTGGGGCTGCCCACCACTGGCTACG ATGAGATGAATGATCATCACCAGAACACCCTTTCCTATGTACTCATCAACCCCCCGCCAGACACAAGACTGGAGCCCAACGATATTGT GTACCTCATCCGTTCCGACCCCCTGGCCCACGTGACCAGCAGCTCCCAGAGTCGGAAAAGCAGCTGCAGCAACAAACTGTCATCCTGTAATCCTGAGACCCGGGATGAGACCCAGCTCTGA
- the Kcnt1 gene encoding potassium channel subfamily T member 1 isoform X6, with amino-acid sequence MARAKLPRSPSEGKAGPGDTPAGSAAPEEPHGLSPLLPTRGGGSVGSDVGQRVQVEFYVNENTFKERLKLFFIKNQRSSLRIRLFNFSLKLLTCLLYIVRVLLDNPDQGIGCWGCTKYNYTFNGSSSEFHWAPILWVERKMALWVIQVIVATISFLETMLLIYLSYKGNIWEQIFHVSFVLEMINTLPFIITVFWPPLRNLFIPVFLNCWLAKHALENMINDFHRAILRTQSAMFNQVLILFCTLLCLVFTGTCGIQHLERAGGNLNLLTSFYFCIVTFSTVGFGDVTPKIWPSQLLVVILICVTLVVLPLQFEELVYLWMERQKSGGNYSRHRARTEKHVVLCVSSLKIDLLMDFLNEFYAHPRLQDYYVVILCPSEMDVQVRRVLQIPLWSQRVIYLQGSALKDQDLMRAKMDNGEACFILSSRNEVDRTAADHQTILRAWAVKDFAPNCPLYVQILKPENKFHVKFADHVVCEEECKYAMLALNCICPATSTLITLLVHTSRGQEGQESPEQWQRMYGRCSGNEVYHIRMGDSKFFREYEGKSFTYAAFHAHKKYGVCLIGLKREENKSILLNPGPRHILAASDTCFYINITKEENSAFIFKQEEKQKRRGLAGQALYEGPSRLPVHSIIASMGTVAMDLQNTDCRPSQGGSGGGGGKLTLPTENGSGSRRPSIAPVLELADSSALLPCDLLSDQSEDEVTPSDDEGLSVVEYVKGYPPNSPYIGSSPTLCHLLPVKAPFCCLRLDKGCKHNSYEDAKAYGFKNKLIIVSAETAGNGLYNFIVPLRAYYRSRRELNPIVLLLDNKPDHHFLEAICCFPMVYYMEGSVDNLDSLLQCGIIYADNLVVVDKESTMSAEEDYMADAKTIVNVQTMFRLFPSLSITTELTHPSNMRFMQFRAKDSYSLALSKLEKQERENGSNLAFMFRLPFAAGRVFSISMLDTLLYQSFVKDYMITITRLLLGLDTTPGSGYLCAMKVTEDDLWIRTYGRLFQKLCSSSAEIPIGIYRTECHVFSSEPHDLRAQSQISVNMEDCEDTREAKGPWGTRAASGGGSTHGRHGGSADPVEHPLLRRKSLQWARKLSRKSSKQAGKAPMTTDWITQQRLSLYRRSERQELSELVKNRMKHLGLPTTGYEDVANLTASDVMNRVNLGYLQDEMNDHHQNTLSYVLINPPPDTRLEPNDIVYLIRSDPLAHVTSSSQSRKSSCSNKLSSCNPETRDETQL; translated from the exons ctgGGGCTGCACGAAGTATAACTACACGTTCAATGGTTCGTCCTCGGAGTTCCACTG GGCTCCCATCCTGTGGGTGGAGAGGAAAATGGCTCTGTGGGTGATCCAG GTCATTGTGGCCACAATAAGCTTCTTAGAGACCATGCTCCTCATTTACCtcagctacaaa GGCAACATCTGGGAGCAGATATTCCATGTGTCTTTCGTCTTGGAGATGATCAACACACTGCCCTTCATCATCACG GTCTTCTGGCCACCTCTCCGGAACCTGTTCATCCCTGTGTTTCTCAACTGCTGGCTGGCCAAGCACGCCCTGGAGAACATGATC AATGACTTCCACCGTGCCATCCTGCGCACACAGTCAGCCATGTTCAACCAGGTGCTCATCCTGTTCTGCACCCTGCTGTGCCTGGTCTTCACAGG GACCTGTGGGATTCAGCACTTAGAGCGGGCAGGTGGCAACTTGAACTTGCTGACCTCCTTCTACTTCTGCATTGTGACTTTCTCAACCGTGGGCTTCGGTGATGTGACACCCAAGATCTGGCCATCCCAGCTCCTGGTGGTCATCCTGATCTGTGTCACCCTTGTGGTGCTCCCACTGCAG TTTGAAGAGCTTGTCTACCTCTGGATGGAGCGGCAGAAGTCAGGGGGCAACTATAGCCGCCACCGAGCACGGACAGAGAAGCATGTGGTCCTGTGTGTGAGCTCCCTCAAGATCGATCTCCTCATGGATTTCCTGAATGAGTTCTATGCCCACCCCCGTCTCCAG GACTACTACGTGGTCATCCTGTGTCCCTCGGAAATGGATGTCCAGGTGCGCAGGGTCCTACAGATTCCCCTGTGGTCCCAGCGTGTCATCTACCTCCAGGGCTCTGCCCTCAAGGACCAGGACCTCATGCGAGCTAA GATGGACAACGGAGAGGCCTGCTTTATCCTCAGCAGCAGGAATGAGGTGGACCGCACAGCTGCG GATCACCAGACCATCCTTCGAGCCTGGGCTGTGAAAGACTTTGCCCCCAACTGCCCCCTCTATGTCCAGATTCTCAAGCCCGAAAACAAGTTTCACGTCAAATTTGCTG ACCATGTGGTGTGCGAGGAAGAGTGCAAGTACGCCATGCTGGCCCTGAACTGCATCTGCCCGGCCACCTCCACCCTCATCACCCTGCTGGTGCACACATCCCGTGGCCA GGAAGGACAGGAGTCACCAGAGCAGTGGCAGCGCATGTACGGGCGCTGCTCGGGCAACGAGGTGTACCACATTCGCATGGGTGACAGTAAATTCTTCCGGGAGTATGAGGGCAAGAGCTTCACCTACGCAGCCTTCCACGCGCACAAGAA GTATGGGGTGTGCCTCATTGGGCTGAAACGTGAAGAGAACAAGAGTATCCTGCTGAACCCGGGGCCACGGCACATCCTGGCCGCCTCTGACACCTGCTTCTATATCAATATTACCAAGGAGGAGAACTCAGCTTTCATCTTCAAGCAGGAGGAAAAGCAGAAGAGGCGGGGCCTGGCAGGGCAGGCACTTTACGAAGGGCCCTCCCGGCTCCCAGTGCACAGCATCATCGCCTCTATGG GGACAGTGGCCATGGACCTGCAGAACACAGATTGCCGGCCCTCCCAGGGTGGCAGTGGTGGGGGCGGCGGCAAGCTGACTCTGCCCACTGAGAACGGCTCTGGCAGTCGGCGTCCCAGCATCGCACCCGTTCTGGAGTTGGCAGACAGCTCAGCCCTGTTGCCCTGCGACCTGCTGAGTGACCAATCAGAGGATGAGGTGACACCCTCAGACGACGAGGGGCTCTCTGTGGTTGA GTATGTGAAGGGCTACCCTCCCAACTCACCCTACATTGGCAGCTCCCCGACTTTATGCCACCTCTTGCCTGTAAAGgcccccttctgctgcctgcgaCTGGATAAG GGCTGCAAACACAACAGCTATGAGGATGCCAAGGCCTACGGGTTCAAGAACAAGTTGATCATCGTCTCTGCTGAGACGGCAGGCAACGGGCTCTACAACTTCATCGTGCCTCTGCGTGCCTACTACCGGTCCCGCCGGGAGCTCAACCCCATTGTGCTGCTGCTTGACAACAA GCCTGACCACCACTTCCTGGAGGCCATCTGCTGCTTCCCCATGGTCTACTACATGGAGGGATCCGTGGACAA CCTGGACAGCTTGCTGCAGTGTGGCATCATCTATGCTGACAATCTGGTGGTGGTGGACAAGGAGAGTACCATGAGCGCTGAAGAGGACTACATGGCAGATGCCAAGACCATTGTCAACGTGCAGACCATGTTCAG GCTTTTCCCCAGTCTCAGCATCACCACGGAGCTCACGCACCCTTCCAACATGCGGTTCATGCAGTTCCGGGCCAAGGACAGCTACTCTCTGGCTCTTTCCAAACTTGAAAAG CAAGAACGGGAGAATGGCTCCAACCTGGCCTTCATGTTCCGCCTGCCATTTGCTGCTGGTCGGGTGTTTAGTATCAGCATGTTGGATACGCTGCTCTACCAG TCCTTCGTGAAGGACTACATGATCACCATCACCAGGCTGCTGCTGGGCCTTGACACGACGCCAGGCTCTGGCTACCTCTGTGCT ATGAAGGTAACTGAGGATGACCTGTGGATCCGTACTTATGGCCGCCTCTTCCAGAAACTCTGCTCCTCCAGCGCTGAGATCCCCATCGGCATCTACAGGACCGAGTGCCATGTCTTCTCCTCTGAG CCTCATGACCTCAGAGCCCAG TCTCAGATCTCGGTGAACATGGAGGATTGCGAGGACACTCGGGAGGCCAAGGGGCCCTGGGGCACACGGGCTGCGTCTGGCGGTGGCAGCACCCATGGCCGTCACGGGGGCAGTGCTGACCCGGTGGAGCACCCACTACTGCGCCGCAAGAGCCTGCAGTGGGCCCGCAAGCTGAGccgcaagagcagcaagcaggcGGGGAAGGCACCCATGACCACAGACTGGATCACCCAGCAGCGACTCAGCCTGTACCGGCGCTCAGAGCGCCAGGAGCTCTCGGAGCTGGTCAAGAACCGAATGAAGCACCTGGGGCTGCCCACCACTGGCTACG AGGACGTAGCAAATTTAACAGCCAGTGATGTGATGAATCGGGTAAACCTGGGATATTTGCAAG ATGAGATGAATGATCATCACCAGAACACCCTTTCCTATGTACTCATCAACCCCCCGCCAGACACAAGACTGGAGCCCAACGATATTGT GTACCTCATCCGTTCCGACCCCCTGGCCCACGTGACCAGCAGCTCCCAGAGTCGGAAAAGCAGCTGCAGCAACAAACTGTCATCCTGTAATCCTGAGACCCGGGATGAGACCCAGCTCTGA
- the Kcnt1 gene encoding potassium channel subfamily T member 1 isoform 2 (isoform 2 is encoded by transcript variant 2), which yields MNDLDTEVLPLPPRYRFRDLLLGDQTFPNDDRVQVEFYVNENTFKERLKLFFIKNQRSSLRIRLFNFSLKLLTCLLYIVRVLLDNPDQGIGCWGCTKYNYTFNGSSSEFHWAPILWVERKMALWVIQVIVATISFLETMLLIYLSYKGNIWEQIFHVSFVLEMINTLPFIITVFWPPLRNLFIPVFLNCWLAKHALENMINDFHRAILRTQSAMFNQVLILFCTLLCLVFTGTCGIQHLERAGGNLNLLTSFYFCIVTFSTVGFGDVTPKIWPSQLLVVILICVTLVVLPLQFEELVYLWMERQKSGGNYSRHRARTEKHVVLCVSSLKIDLLMDFLNEFYAHPRLQDYYVVILCPSEMDVQVRRVLQIPLWSQRVIYLQGSALKDQDLMRAKMDNGEACFILSSRNEVDRTAADHQTILRAWAVKDFAPNCPLYVQILKPENKFHVKFADHVVCEEECKYAMLALNCICPATSTLITLLVHTSRGQEGQESPEQWQRMYGRCSGNEVYHIRMGDSKFFREYEGKSFTYAAFHAHKKYGVCLIGLKREENKSILLNPGPRHILAASDTCFYINITKEENSAFIFKQEEKQKRRGLAGQALYEGPSRLPVHSIIASMVAMDLQNTDCRPSQGGSGGGGGKLTLPTENGSGSRRPSIAPVLELADSSALLPCDLLSDQSEDEVTPSDDEGLSVVEYVKGYPPNSPYIGSSPTLCHLLPVKAPFCCLRLDKGCKHNSYEDAKAYGFKNKLIIVSAETAGNGLYNFIVPLRAYYRSRRELNPIVLLLDNKPDHHFLEAICCFPMVYYMEGSVDNLDSLLQCGIIYADNLVVVDKESTMSAEEDYMADAKTIVNVQTMFRLFPSLSITTELTHPSNMRFMQFRAKDSYSLALSKLEKQERENGSNLAFMFRLPFAAGRVFSISMLDTLLYQSFVKDYMITITRLLLGLDTTPGSGYLCAMKVTEDDLWIRTYGRLFQKLCSSSAEIPIGIYRTECHVFSSEPHDLRAQSQISVNMEDCEDTREAKGPWGTRAASGGGSTHGRHGGSADPVEHPLLRRKSLQWARKLSRKSSKQAGKAPMTTDWITQQRLSLYRRSERQELSELVKNRMKHLGLPTTGYEDVANLTASDVMNRVNLGYLQDEMNDHHQNTLSYVLINPPPDTRLEPNDIVYLIRSDPLAHVTSSSQSRKSSCSNKLSSCNPETRDETQL from the exons ctgGGGCTGCACGAAGTATAACTACACGTTCAATGGTTCGTCCTCGGAGTTCCACTG GGCTCCCATCCTGTGGGTGGAGAGGAAAATGGCTCTGTGGGTGATCCAG GTCATTGTGGCCACAATAAGCTTCTTAGAGACCATGCTCCTCATTTACCtcagctacaaa GGCAACATCTGGGAGCAGATATTCCATGTGTCTTTCGTCTTGGAGATGATCAACACACTGCCCTTCATCATCACG GTCTTCTGGCCACCTCTCCGGAACCTGTTCATCCCTGTGTTTCTCAACTGCTGGCTGGCCAAGCACGCCCTGGAGAACATGATC AATGACTTCCACCGTGCCATCCTGCGCACACAGTCAGCCATGTTCAACCAGGTGCTCATCCTGTTCTGCACCCTGCTGTGCCTGGTCTTCACAGG GACCTGTGGGATTCAGCACTTAGAGCGGGCAGGTGGCAACTTGAACTTGCTGACCTCCTTCTACTTCTGCATTGTGACTTTCTCAACCGTGGGCTTCGGTGATGTGACACCCAAGATCTGGCCATCCCAGCTCCTGGTGGTCATCCTGATCTGTGTCACCCTTGTGGTGCTCCCACTGCAG TTTGAAGAGCTTGTCTACCTCTGGATGGAGCGGCAGAAGTCAGGGGGCAACTATAGCCGCCACCGAGCACGGACAGAGAAGCATGTGGTCCTGTGTGTGAGCTCCCTCAAGATCGATCTCCTCATGGATTTCCTGAATGAGTTCTATGCCCACCCCCGTCTCCAG GACTACTACGTGGTCATCCTGTGTCCCTCGGAAATGGATGTCCAGGTGCGCAGGGTCCTACAGATTCCCCTGTGGTCCCAGCGTGTCATCTACCTCCAGGGCTCTGCCCTCAAGGACCAGGACCTCATGCGAGCTAA GATGGACAACGGAGAGGCCTGCTTTATCCTCAGCAGCAGGAATGAGGTGGACCGCACAGCTGCG GATCACCAGACCATCCTTCGAGCCTGGGCTGTGAAAGACTTTGCCCCCAACTGCCCCCTCTATGTCCAGATTCTCAAGCCCGAAAACAAGTTTCACGTCAAATTTGCTG ACCATGTGGTGTGCGAGGAAGAGTGCAAGTACGCCATGCTGGCCCTGAACTGCATCTGCCCGGCCACCTCCACCCTCATCACCCTGCTGGTGCACACATCCCGTGGCCA GGAAGGACAGGAGTCACCAGAGCAGTGGCAGCGCATGTACGGGCGCTGCTCGGGCAACGAGGTGTACCACATTCGCATGGGTGACAGTAAATTCTTCCGGGAGTATGAGGGCAAGAGCTTCACCTACGCAGCCTTCCACGCGCACAAGAA GTATGGGGTGTGCCTCATTGGGCTGAAACGTGAAGAGAACAAGAGTATCCTGCTGAACCCGGGGCCACGGCACATCCTGGCCGCCTCTGACACCTGCTTCTATATCAATATTACCAAGGAGGAGAACTCAGCTTTCATCTTCAAGCAGGAGGAAAAGCAGAAGAGGCGGGGCCTGGCAGGGCAGGCACTTTACGAAGGGCCCTCCCGGCTCCCAGTGCACAGCATCATCGCCTCTATGG TGGCCATGGACCTGCAGAACACAGATTGCCGGCCCTCCCAGGGTGGCAGTGGTGGGGGCGGCGGCAAGCTGACTCTGCCCACTGAGAACGGCTCTGGCAGTCGGCGTCCCAGCATCGCACCCGTTCTGGAGTTGGCAGACAGCTCAGCCCTGTTGCCCTGCGACCTGCTGAGTGACCAATCAGAGGATGAGGTGACACCCTCAGACGACGAGGGGCTCTCTGTGGTTGA GTATGTGAAGGGCTACCCTCCCAACTCACCCTACATTGGCAGCTCCCCGACTTTATGCCACCTCTTGCCTGTAAAGgcccccttctgctgcctgcgaCTGGATAAG GGCTGCAAACACAACAGCTATGAGGATGCCAAGGCCTACGGGTTCAAGAACAAGTTGATCATCGTCTCTGCTGAGACGGCAGGCAACGGGCTCTACAACTTCATCGTGCCTCTGCGTGCCTACTACCGGTCCCGCCGGGAGCTCAACCCCATTGTGCTGCTGCTTGACAACAA GCCTGACCACCACTTCCTGGAGGCCATCTGCTGCTTCCCCATGGTCTACTACATGGAGGGATCCGTGGACAA CCTGGACAGCTTGCTGCAGTGTGGCATCATCTATGCTGACAATCTGGTGGTGGTGGACAAGGAGAGTACCATGAGCGCTGAAGAGGACTACATGGCAGATGCCAAGACCATTGTCAACGTGCAGACCATGTTCAG GCTTTTCCCCAGTCTCAGCATCACCACGGAGCTCACGCACCCTTCCAACATGCGGTTCATGCAGTTCCGGGCCAAGGACAGCTACTCTCTGGCTCTTTCCAAACTTGAAAAG CAAGAACGGGAGAATGGCTCCAACCTGGCCTTCATGTTCCGCCTGCCATTTGCTGCTGGTCGGGTGTTTAGTATCAGCATGTTGGATACGCTGCTCTACCAG TCCTTCGTGAAGGACTACATGATCACCATCACCAGGCTGCTGCTGGGCCTTGACACGACGCCAGGCTCTGGCTACCTCTGTGCT ATGAAGGTAACTGAGGATGACCTGTGGATCCGTACTTATGGCCGCCTCTTCCAGAAACTCTGCTCCTCCAGCGCTGAGATCCCCATCGGCATCTACAGGACCGAGTGCCATGTCTTCTCCTCTGAG CCTCATGACCTCAGAGCCCAG TCTCAGATCTCGGTGAACATGGAGGATTGCGAGGACACTCGGGAGGCCAAGGGGCCCTGGGGCACACGGGCTGCGTCTGGCGGTGGCAGCACCCATGGCCGTCACGGGGGCAGTGCTGACCCGGTGGAGCACCCACTACTGCGCCGCAAGAGCCTGCAGTGGGCCCGCAAGCTGAGccgcaagagcagcaagcaggcGGGGAAGGCACCCATGACCACAGACTGGATCACCCAGCAGCGACTCAGCCTGTACCGGCGCTCAGAGCGCCAGGAGCTCTCGGAGCTGGTCAAGAACCGAATGAAGCACCTGGGGCTGCCCACCACTGGCTACG AGGACGTAGCAAATTTAACAGCCAGTGATGTGATGAATCGGGTAAACCTGGGATATTTGCAAG ATGAGATGAATGATCATCACCAGAACACCCTTTCCTATGTACTCATCAACCCCCCGCCAGACACAAGACTGGAGCCCAACGATATTGT GTACCTCATCCGTTCCGACCCCCTGGCCCACGTGACCAGCAGCTCCCAGAGTCGGAAAAGCAGCTGCAGCAACAAACTGTCATCCTGTAATCCTGAGACCCGGGATGAGACCCAGCTCTGA